tttacatttttttttaaaagatacaattgatgaaaatataatagaaatatagtTAGAAGTTATATTtaggaaaagtaaaaatatttataagttgtaaaatcataaattaaaaataatcaacaatttataatgtttgacttatttttaactataaatcAATCATAGTATCTATCGaacatataaatattaaaatattattcatatcaTAAATTAGTTTGactaatttataaaattaaccaAACATCCTTCGAAAGATTATTTAGTGGTAGCAAGTGAAGCGTACAAGTCAATTTTAGACAGGAATGACCAATAGATAATTTCTTGCATagtgttttcaatttttataactaatataaataaataggaaatcATAAGTCAAAATTGGCTCCTAACGAATATGTGACACACTTTTTTCTAGTTGAagatatatatagaaaatattttctctatttcatATACATAAAAGAAGATATGCgtatattttataccatatcATATTTTAAGAGATTGTTTGAttcaaagataaaaactatgttGGAATTGTCttttttgtttgtcattttaataagatgacacaaaaaaaattaatcatatttattcaaatttaaatatcaCGTGTCTTTATTTAATTCACTATTTTAATATGTTCGTAATGAGTATGTTATACATTTTTTACATATTTGATTGGATCAGTGAAAGTGCCAAAACGACATAGTTAAACCCCATTACAAATGTTTAGATGGTAGAGTAAATTTTTTAGTTGGATTGTCTATGTGAAATTCCATGTCAAGTttaagtatttatatatatgttcaaCTTTTGTAAAAATATGTATGTTATTGCTATTAATTTTGAACATAATTAGTTATTCGATATGTGCGTGCAACAAACGTGTTGACAAttaatctaaataaaaataaaattaattatttcactcTACTTAAAAAGCATATTATGAATTGACAGGGGAGAAGTTTGTGACTCTTATTTTTGGATCTAAATATCATGTATCTTTATTTAATTCACTATTTTGATATGTCATCGATGAATgtgttacattatttttttatatatttggttGAATCAttaaaaagtgtcaaaataatACCGTTAAACTCTACCACAAGTATTTTAGTGGTACCCATTTTATTTGAGATATTCATGTAAAATTTCACGTCAACTTTAACTATCTACGTATATGTTCAACTTTATAAAAACATATACTTTATtactattaatttaatatataattatttattcgaCATATACGTGcaaatgcaatatatatgttgaaaattaatccaaataaatataagaacAATCATTTCACTCTACTCGAAAAGAATATAATGAattgaaaagggaaaaaagacaatctcataactcattttcaactattatatttaatttaaatttcatatgTCTTTATTTAATTCGTTATCTTGACATTTTATCGACAAATCTATTACACACTCTTTACATATTTATTTGAATCAATGACAAGTATCTAAATAACACAATCAAACTCTATCACAAGTCTTTAAATGGTACAATTCTTAactaataattaagtaaaaattGATATCAATTTTAAGTATCTATCATATGTattcaaacttaataaaaaCGTATActttattactattaattaatattatggattgatgaaaaaaaaaaaagaccaaataaaCAATGACTAGGAATTGACACTTCCCACGTGGTGCCATCATACTGTGGTCTACACTTTTTTTTGTGGAGGGGCAGTTTCAAGTAGTTATCTCCAAGAAACCAGCTCTTtatatttcacaactttttttttttttttaattgtaagatttttcaattaatttgtttgttgacTATATAATAAGCATAAAAAACTCTCAAAAACACTTTCATTTCTTCAGTCATCATAAAACAAAAGACCCCTTTTTTTCCCCTCTTCTCTTGTATTTAGCAGAAAAATAGAATTCCCTTTGGAAAATATCTTGAATTCATcaaaaagattcaatcttttttataaggtttgttttcttttcttcttttgttttttgggTTTCTTAAATCttgattttatttgaatattagTAGTTGGTGTTGTTTGATTTTGTATGGAGTTTTGATTAGTCTAATTAGTGATTTAATTGCTTATTATGTGTAAGTTCTTGACTTTGTTTATGGGTTTCGATTAAGTTTGTGTTTAGTGAATGAAAGGTTTGTTCTTTGCTTTACTGTCTTGAATGGAAATTTTCTGTTTCTGTATATATGAAGTTTGGAGTTACTcttgttttccctttttttggTTGGTGGGTCAGattcaagatttgaactttatgtGTTAAAGTTTGGAATTTTATCacaatttatttgatttgtaatggagttattagttaaatgcaagcTTTTGACTTTGCTTATGGTTTAATTAAGTTTCTGTGTTAATCTTGCAATCAAAGGTTTGTCCTTTGCTTACAGTTCTGGATGAAAAGTTTCTGTGACTTTTGTATGTATGAAGCTGTTCATTTGAAGTCCTTTTTTGGTGTGTGGGCAAAGGCGGATTTCAAGATTTGAATTTATGGGTTCAAGTTCGAATTTTTATCGCAATCTGTTTGATTTACTGAGTTTGAAATTTATTACTTGTACTTGTTTAGTGAATATTTTAACACATATATAAGGTTTAAGCCAAAGCTACGGGGTTGAAATGAACTCCTACTTTTGTGTGCTGCATCTGCTCCTGTTTGTGGGGTGGGGCAGAGACGGAGCTACATGATCAGAACTCTGAAGGGGTTCATTTGAATCCCGTTAGTCGGAAGAATATACCATGCGAATAGAGTAAAATTTAATCCCCTTTGAATTAGGAAGCTTCTAGTGTATTGCGTGTTCAAATCTTAGGTGTGACATTCTTGTATTGTTTAAATTTTCCTTGTTAGAACTTTTTTCTTAATTCCTTTTTATTATGCTAATTCTTGCTCTTTATGTTGGTCGGTAAGAGGGATATTGATATTGGTCCCATAGTATTGATTCCTCACTTTTGCTTATGTTAATTATTCTTGATCTTTATGTTTTGTCGATAAGATGGATGTCAATATTGATTCCTATCTTTTGCTTATGTCAGTTATTCTTGATCTTTATGTTTTGTCGGTAAGATGGATGTCAATATTCATTCCTATCTTTTTATATGTCAATTTTGCTCTTAAAGCTGTaaagtaagtttttttttgtcttttgagTAGTCTAGTGGCGGAGACAAGATTTTCACCAAAGGTTCATCATCTTCTTAtatcatagaaaaaaaaaatatgataaaaactcTCTAGCTATGACTCTGGAGTAGTCATTCATGTTTCTTCTTCATGGTATGAGAAAACATTTTAACATGAAGGATTTCTGGTCTGTGTTTCCAATTTTTTCGGAAGGGCTTAAATTTTCAGTATTTGTTAGAAACTTGGTTGTGAGTTTGTTGCTGATATTGCTAACACTTCATTACGACAATTTGATTGCTTGTGAATTAGAAAAATTGCTCGTGAATTAGAAAAAGATATGAGATGATTCGGCCTACACGTGCAAGATTAGAATATTATTTCTAAGTTTCCCAATTCTGTAAAGTTAaagatcatatttaaaaaaaaatatatgatatgattaggCATACACGTGCAAGACTAGAATATTATTTCTAACGTTTCCCAATTCCGTAAAGTTAAAAAATCATAgttctcaaaaatatatgaCATGATTCGGCatacacgtgcgttgcacgtgccGAGAAACTAGTctaaataaaagaagaagaatcatTTCACTCTACTCTATCACCTCAGATCATTTCAGTCTCTCACGCCAAAAGAATATTGTTAACTGACAGGGCAAAACAAGATGACCAAATAAAGTATGACTAGGAATAGACACTTCACACATTGTGCCATTAAACTGTTGTCTGCAATATTGATATAGAGGCAGTTCAAGTAGTTGTCTCCAGGAAACCAGCCCTATATAACAAGCACCAAAAACTCGCAGAGACCATTTCTTCAATCTTCTCTTGTATTTAGCAGAAAACAAAAGTCTCTCTGGGAAAAATCTTGAATTCTTCAAAAAGACTCGATCTTGTTAAGGTTTGTAATACCATTTGATTTTATTCTTGCTTCTTCATAAACAAAAGACTCAATCTTTTGAAGTTTCTTTGATTCTTGTTTCTCGTTGACTATTGGTACTAgctaatattttctttattacttCATTTAGTAGGTGAAGACGATGAATTAATCTTGTAGTGCATTAGCTGTCTTTGCTTGTTCTTTTCTTGAGGTGAGTTGGTTACATTCTATCTTTTTCAATTGTGTCTTTgcatatataaacttaaaccATCATTGTTTTGCAAGTTTCATACCTAAAATGTCGGGTGTTCATGAAAAAACCCTTGAACTCGTGAAAATACACCCCGAAGGAATATGACAGGCTATATGAATATCATGTTCCAAAAGCTCTTCCAAAGAGTTCCAAGTGGCGGTACGCATGGAAACTATTTTGCGAGTTTCATATGTAATTTATCGAGTGTTCACAAAACCTCTGAACTACCATGAACTCATTGTGTCACGTAAACTCATTTTAAAGACTTTTTTCATCTCCCATGTGCCTCTCAACAAGTTATTCTAAATATTTTGACACATATTCAATCAAGGGTTTTTAATCTTATGGGAGATATAGTCCAGGGATAATAGGAACACACAATAAactagtttaggtatgaaatttGCAAAATGATATAGATTAGGGGGATATTTAACTTTTTCATTCTATACAGAAAGACCTAGAATAACATGCACTTTTTTTCCcccaaaattcaaataatttaatattaaagaaTTTTAGCACGATATTAAACCCTAGCAACAATAAGAAGCACAAGAATCCATGAATCAAAGCTTAATTCGGAATTTCCTAAGTGCTTACCTGGGAAAAGAATCTATCACCGAGATCTTTGGAAGTTTTTTGCTCTCCTCGAAGAAATCTAAAAATGGAGTATTGTGTGTTCAATTGAATTCAACTACAGTTAGTTATGAGGCTTTGTGTAAAATTACCCCTTATtaccattttctctttcttggtaatataataattaaccaTCTTTATAGAAATAGAATTTCTAAGATCACCAATATCTAAAGATTTTGACCCTGTGGCGAAGGACTGGTTGTAGAATGTGAGATATAAATACCTGTGGAGTTTGTGAGCTGTAGTTGGATGTTTTGATTTGATGAACTGTCCATTGTCTTTGTGGTATTTGAGCCTAGATGAAGGATAATAGCTTCATTTGTTGTTTACGATATCTGCTTATTAGAAATTTGGTTGAGTTtgtttatgcatgtgaattagaAAACTATGTGACATGATTTGACATACACGTGCAAGACTAACATGTTGTTTCTAAGTTTCCAAGTTCTGTTTATGATATTTGCTTATTAGAAATTTGGTTGAGTTtgtttatgcatgtgaattagaAAACTATATGACATGATATGGCATACACATGCAACGCACGTGCAACACTAGCATGTTGTTTCTAAGTTTCCCAGTTCTGTAAAgttaaagataatattttaaaaaaatatatgacatGATTCTGCAtaacgtgcaacacacgtgccGAGAAATTAGTCTAAATAAAAAAACGGAAAATAATTTCTTCAGTCTCTCGCCGCAGAATAGACACTTCCCATGTGGTGCCATCAAACTGTAGTCTACAATATTGGTGGAAAGGCAGTTCAATTAGTTATCACTAAGAAATGGTCCCTTTGTTTGACTATATAACAAGCACCAAAAACTCTCAGGGACCATTTCTTCAATCTTCTCTTGTatttagaagaaaacaaaagtcTCTCCGGAataaaaaatcttgaattcatcaaAAAGACAAATCTTCTTAAGATTTGTAATACCATTTGATTTGATTCTTGCTTCTTCATAAAAAAGGCTCAAATCTTTTGAAGGTTCTTTGATTCTTGTTTCTCTTTGACTTTTGGTACTAGCTAGTTTTTGATTTTGTATGGAGTTTTGATTAGTCCAAGTAGTGATTTAATCATTTAATTGCCTATTAAATGCAAGTTCTTAACTTTGTTTATGGCTTAATTAAATTTCTGTTTCAATCTTGAAAATCAAAGGttgttttttgctttttttgaATGAAAACTATATGATATGATTCGACATACACGTGTAACACCCGTGCTGAGAAACTAATCTAAAATAGAGACAAGAATAATCATTTCACTCTACTCGGATAGAATATTGTGAACTGACAGGGGAAATGACCAAATAAACTATGACTAGTAATAGACACTTCCCCGGCGGTGTGTCTAAAATATTGGTGGAGGGGGGGTTCAAGTAGTTATCTCCAAGAAACCAGCTCTATATAACAAGCACCCAAAACTTCCAGAGACCATATCTTCAATCTTCTCTTGTATTTAGCAGAAAACAAAAGTCTCTGGAAAAAAATATCTTGAATTCATCAAAAAGACTTGATATTTGTAAGGTATGTAATACCATTTACCTtgattctttcttcttcataaaAAAAGACTCAATCTTTGAAGATTTATTTATTCTTGTCTCTAGTTGACTATTGGTACAAgcattaattttcttttattacttCATTTAGTAGTTGAAGATATTGAATTAATCTTGTAGTGCATTAGGCGACATCTTTGATTGTTCTTTTCTTGAGGTGAGTTGGTTACATTCTATCTTTTCAATTGAGTCTTCCCTCAATCAGGTACCTAAACCAACTTCATTGATTATCACCTTTTTTTCCCCTTTGTTCTTCCCTTCATATGTCTGACCAATTAGAGGTCTACTTGCTGAAGAGGTAAGGAATGTCTTTCTCCCCACTCTGTGTGTGTGTTGTTTATCATATTCACCTCAGTTCATATCGACATAGGCGTAGTATTTTGGTGAACGACTGGCCGTAGAATGTGAGATATAAATCAATATGGAGTTTGTGATGATCTGATTAGATAAACTGTCCATTGTCTTCATGGTATTTGAACCTAGATGAATGATAATAGCTCCATGTGCTGTTTGTGGTATCtgtttattgtattttacaCCGCACTGTTTTTACAGTAGCTGTGTATTTTAACATGTTGTAGCAGCCAGCATGTCTCAAAGTTACTGATCTCAAAACTTGAAGgcatttttagaaaattatatgaCATGATTCAGCATGCACGTGCGAGAAACTAGTCTAAATAAATGCAAGAGTAATCATTTCACTCTACTTGGAAAGAATATTGTGAACTGACGGGAAAAAAAGGATGACTATACAAATATTCAAAACATGAAGgtgtttttagaaaattatatgaCATGCTTCGCATACACGTGCACGCACGTGCCGAAACACTAGCCTAAATGAAAACTAGAGTAATCATTTCACTCTACTTGGAAAGAATAGTGTGAACTGACAAGGGAAAAAAACATGACCAAATAGACTATGAGTAGGAATAGAGACACTTCCCACGTGTTGCCAACAAACTGTGATCTACAATATTGCGGGATATCTCCAAGAATTCATCTCTATATAAGAAGCACCCAGAACTCTCAGAGACAATATCTTCAATCTTCTCTTGTATTTAGCAGAAAGCAAAAGTCTCTCTGGAAACAAAATCTTGAATTAAAAGACTTATTCTTTTGAAGGTTCTTTGATTCTTTCCCTTTGACTATTGGTACTAGctagattttgatttttgtatGGAGTTTTGATTAGTCTAAGTAGTGATTTAACTGCCTATAGAATGCAAGTTCTTAACTTTGTTTATCGTTTAATTAAGTTTCtgttttaatcttgaaaattaaaggtttgttctttgatttttgAATGGAAATTTTCTGTGACTTTTGTATATGTGAAGCTGATTATTTGAAGTCtctcttttttgttctttcCCTTTGGTTTGTGGCAGAGACGGATCCATGATTTGACGCTGATTATTTGCTTCGTACCTTTTTGTGTCGTCTTGCTCTTAATGTTGGGAGTAAGAGGTTTTTGTCTTCTGAGTAGTACGGTGGTGGAGGTAGGATTTTAATCGAGgggtttgtggtttattatctatatatatgcataaagaaaaaattgttattttccaATGAATGGCCCTGTAGATCCACCCTTGAGTAGGCGATTCTTGTTGCTTCTTCAGGGTATGAGAAAAAGTTCTATATATGTTGGATATGTTGTTTTCCATTTCATGAAAATAGTTTCTGTCTTTTCTGCCTTTTCCTCCTCCTTTCGAATCTGCTAATTTCCCTCAAGTTAACATAAAATTGACCTCACATGTTAAAAGTCATTACTGTATTGATTAACTTTTCAGTAGTTAATGATCTGAATATTTCAAGTTCGTTTTTTTCGTCTATTtcatttttgctttttttttNNNNNNNNNNNNNNNNNGGGTGGGGTTGTGAATTTgaagatctttttttttgtctgtATATTAATGGAAATTTGATGTTGGGCATAGCAATTATTCAGATATCTGAAAATTGGCTCTTTCTAGTACACTTTTCTATTTCTAAGaatgaatttgattttaatttttaatacttttgTTGATAAGCTTGTGAATCTTTGGTAATTTTGTCACTTCATTTAATACtctttttaattactttatttagtAGTTAcagataatgataatgaattaATCTTCATTAGctgtctttctttctttttcttttttggatgtGAGTTTGTTCCGTTTTATCTTTTCCAATTCTGTTTCCCTCAATTTGGCATCTAAAACCAACTTCATTAATTATCGCCTTTTGTTTTATCCTTTGTTCTTTCCTTGATCTGTCTGACTAATTACACATTCTGGTTTAGAGGTAAAGATTGTCTTTCCCCCACTGTGTCCGTGTGTGGGGTTTTATCCTTTTCACTTCTGTTCATATCGCCATAGGTGTATTATATTTGGTGAAGGGCCGTAGAATGTGAAATATAAATATCTGTGGAGTTTGTGATGTTTTGATTTGATGAACTGTCCATTGTCTTCGTGCAGTTTGTTGTACCTGTTTATTGGATTTAACACAATACTGACTTTACTGTAGCCGTGTATTTTAAGATGTTGTAGCAGGTTACCTGCTTTTCTCGAGGTTACAAATCTCACTATTTGTTGTAGCGTAAATTCTTTTTTACACTGTCAGTCTATAGAAATTTGTTATTTTGCTGACACTTCTGATTCATACACTGTGATAAGAAGATGTGGATGCCTTCTTACTTGTGTTGGTGTGTCTTTTTCCGTCTGGTATACGTtgagattttacattttttgttctttgaaaaGCTTCTTGGTTCTTTTATGAGAAATCTCCTGTTAGCTTTACTGCATTTTACCAAATTCTAGTTTCATCAAGTATACtgatacatgattttttttattggcaGATTTTGTTGGTTATGACATTCGACGTATCTGTTGAAAGCTTCTGAGACTGTCACTACTTTTAACGAAGAGACATCGATAGCTTGGAGCAGTTGTTCAGCATCTTAGCCAATTTGAAGAGAGCGCGTGACTGATCCCAAGATGCACGCATCCCAGATACCTCAATCATCAGGCGGAGTTCACAAGTTGTGCCATCAGCCAACGGCGAACTTTGAGCAATATTATAGCCCTTACCATGTAGTTAACAACAATTCCAGCGATACTAGCAGCTCGGGGACACAGCTCTCTTATCAGACACAGAATGAAAAGTTTTTCACTCTGGACTCACTGCCTGATGCTGGTTATGTCAGCTATGATTCGCCTCCTGCTGTTAGCGTCTCGTCCAACTGGAGTCCGTTCTCTCCTCAGTGTTCTCAGTCGTACATCTCGGATCAGCACCATTCCTCAGACAACACTTATGGTTCACCCTTGAGCGGGTGTTCAGTAATGAATGATGGCAATGAACTGAAGCATGTGCTAAGGGAGATGGCGAATAATTTGCTAGGGCCTGGTTCTGATATTGATGAAGACAGCAGTTGCTCTTTCAATGGTGAGGTCTCAAAACCTTCAAAGTGGAATCGAGTATTGGAAATTGCACCGAGCTTGGACATGAAAGAGCTGCTTCTTGCCTGTGCTGAAGCAATATCCGATGTCGAAGTCACAGCTAGAGATGCTCAGATGAATGTCTTAGGGCAAAAGGTATCGGATGCCGATGTCACAGCTAGAGATGCTCTGATAAATGTCTTAGAGCAAAAGGTATCGGTTTCCGGGGAACCTATGCAACGATTAAGCGCATACATGTTGGAAGGACTCAAAGCAAGAATATATTCTTCGGGAAGTAACATATACAAAATGCTCAAGTGCAAGGAACCAACTGGTTCAGAATTGATCTCTTACATGCAAGTCCTCTATCACATCTGCCCCTACTACAGATTCGCTTACACATCCGCCAACGTTGTGATTGAAGAAGCCATGAGGAATGAGAGCAGAATCCATATAATAGATTTTCAAATTGCACAAGGAAGTCAATGGGTGTTCCTTATGCAAAATCTTGCTCATTGGCCTGGTGGACCCCCATCTGTCCACATCACAGGTGTTGATGATTCCCAATCAGCTCATGCACGCGGTGGTGGACTTCACCTAGTAGGTGAAAGGCTAGCAAAAGCTGCTGAATCATGTGGAGTGCCTTTTGAATTCCATGCTGCTGCTATATCGGGCTGTGAGGTTCAGCTAGAAAACCTTCAAATTAGACATGGAGAAGCCTTGGCAGTTAACTTCCCGTACGTGCTGCACCACATGCCAGACGAGAGTGTAACCACTGTAAACCATCGAGACCGTCTACTCAGACTGGTTAAGAGCTTGTCCCCGAAAATAGTCACCCTTGTCGAACAAGAATCTAACACCAACACTTCTGCTTTCCTTCCAAGATTCCGTGAAACTCTGGATTACTACACCGCAATGTTCGAGTCAATTGATGCAGGTCGCCCGGGGGATGACAAGCAAAGGATCAATGCAGAGGCGCATTGTGTGGCACGAGACATTGTCAACATAATAGCTTGTGAGGGGGCTGACAGAGTGGAAAGACACGAAGTTTTTGGAAAGTGGAGTATGAGACTTACAATGGCCGGATTTACTCCATGCCCCTTGAGTCCATCAGTTGGTGAAGCCATCAATGGTGTGTTGAAAGAGTTTAGCCCAAATTATCGATTTGCAGAGAACAAAGGCGCGCTTTATCTTGGATGGAAGAACAGAGCTTTAGCGACTTCTTCAGCTTGGAGATGACTGTCGTCTAAGATGTAAATCTCTCCCTACATGATCTTGATATGTTTACCTTTTTGATTTTACGAGATGTAGGACAAACGAAAATCTTAGGCGTGTACATGTCAACATTGGAAATAAAATAGTGAACTTTGAAATAGAATTGTGCATCTTCACATTTGTGGACATGAATTTAGCAGAAAACATCTAAACAAAGTTAGACATTGGAAATGTTCTTGTCTCTTTTGCTTTCTATGTTTTATCTCTTTTTTGATTTATGAGTTGTATCAATCATTGCATCAAGGCTTACTAGTTGTGTCAAACAGTTACAAAGTAGTAGTGATATCATATCAAATTTGATTCTTTGGTTGTCCTGTAGAtcctatatctatctatatgaAGATGAAATCATGTAACGAAGGGGATTCTTGTCTGTACAAATGGTATTTCGTGCTTGGAATGAGCATGAAGTAATGATAGTGTTTTGCTAGATCGGTTGAGAATGATTCTAATCTAGTCTCTATCATAATAGAAGGAACTCCGGTGGGATCTTCATAGATAAAAATAGATTGTGTTATAATCATGTGTTCCCACATCGGATGAATGGGGAGCTGTCGTGGGACTTTTAAATTACTTGGGCTCTCCCACCTCAATAGTTAACTTTCGGGTGTGAGTTGGGCCCAAGGttgttggtatcagagccaatgTTCAACTCATTGGGCCAAGGCCCGGAGCAGTGGCCTGGACTTGAAAGC
The DNA window shown above is from Solanum stenotomum isolate F172 chromosome 6, ASM1918654v1, whole genome shotgun sequence and carries:
- the LOC125867265 gene encoding scarecrow-like protein 13 encodes the protein MHASQIPQSSGGVHKLCHQPTANFEQYYSPYHVVNNNSSDTSSSGTQLSYQTQNEKFFTLDSLPDAGYVSYDSPPAVSVSSNWSPFSPQCSQSYISDQHHSSDNTYGSPLSGCSVMNDGNELKHVLREMANNLLGPGSDIDEDSSCSFNGEVSKPSKWNRVLEIAPSLDMKELLLACAEAISDVEVTARDAQMNVLGQKVSDADVTARDALINVLEQKVSVSGEPMQRLSAYMLEGLKARIYSSGSNIYKMLKCKEPTGSELISYMQVLYHICPYYRFAYTSANVVIEEAMRNESRIHIIDFQIAQGSQWVFLMQNLAHWPGGPPSVHITGVDDSQSAHARGGGLHLVGERLAKAAESCGVPFEFHAAAISGCEVQLENLQIRHGEALAVNFPYVLHHMPDESVTTVNHRDRLLRLVKSLSPKIVTLVEQESNTNTSAFLPRFRETLDYYTAMFESIDAGRPGDDKQRINAEAHCVARDIVNIIACEGADRVERHEVFGKWSMRLTMAGFTPCPLSPSVGEAINGVLKEFSPNYRFAENKGALYLGWKNRALATSSAWR